The sequence GGCGGGCCGTGCTGGGCCATCTGGCCGCCGGGAAGCTGTCGCTCGACGTTACCCATCGATTTGCCAATCCCAATGGTCTCATGAACGGCCGGTTGCAGTGGAACCTGCTGGCTCAGTGGGAAGAGATCAAAGTCGGCCTACGCAAGACCGCCGGCAGCAACGCGGCCAAGCCGGTGAAACTGGCGGGCATCGGGGTCGACACCTGGGGCGTCGACTTTGGATTGATCGGGCCCGGCGGCGATGTGCTGGGCAACCCCACGATGTACCGCGACGGTCGGCACGCGCCCATGATGGATCAGATCTTCACCCGCGTGCCGCGCGGCAAGGTCTTCGACGCGACCGGCGTGCAGTTCATGGTCTTCAACACGCTGTACCAGTTGGAGGCCATGCGCCAGTTCACGCCGCGCCTGTTCGAGATGGCCGAGTCACTGCTGTTCATGCCCGATCTATTCCATTACCTGCTGAGCGGCCGACAGGCGATTGAATTCTCCATCGCCAGCACCAGCCAGATGCTCGACCCGCGCACCGGCCAGTGGGCGACCGACCTGCTGAAGTCCCTCGACCTCCCCGTTCACCTGCTCGGTGAGATCGTGCCCAGCGGTACGGTGCTGGCGAACCTGAAGTCCGACGTCGCCACCGAGTGCGGCTTAACCGACACGCCACCCATCATCGCGCCCGCCTCGCACGACACCGCCAGCGCGATCGTCGCGGTGCCGGCCGAGGGTGGGTCGTGGTGCTACATCAGTTCGGGCACGTGGTCGCTGATGGGCGTCGAGCTGGACGCGCCGATCATCAACGCGCAGTCGCTCGCGCTGAACTACACGAATGAAGGTGGCTATGGCGGCACCACCCGGTTCCTGAAGAACATCATGGGCCTGTGGCTGGTGCAGGAGTGCCGCCGGCAGTGGGTGCGCGACGGCCAGGACCACACTTACGCCGAGCTGACGCAGATGGCCACCGACGCGCCGGCCCATGGGCCGTTGATCGACCCGGACGATGCGCCACTCCTGTCGCCCGGCAACATGCCCGCGAAGATCGAGGCCTTCTGCCAGCGCACGAAGCAGTCGCCACCCGCGTCGAAGGGCCAGTTCGTCCGCTGTTGTCTGGAAAGCCTTGCGCACACGTATCGCAAGACGCTGGAAGGTCTGGAACACGTGCTCGGCCAGCGGATCGACGTCATCCACATCGTCGGTGGCGGCACGCAGAACGAGCTGCTGAACCAGATGACCGCCGACGCCTGCAACCGTTCGGTGATCGCCGGTCCCGTCGAAGCGACGGCCGCGGGGAACATCCTCACGCAGGCGATGGCGATCGGATCGGTAAAGAGCCTTGCCGATGCGCGCGCGATCGTGCGCAACAGCTTCGACGTGAAGCGCTACGAACCGACGGACGTGGCCGCGTGGCAAAGCGCGTACGACAAGTTCCGGTCGATCACGGGGTGATTTGTCGCGGGCGAATGCTTTTCAGGGGGAAGTGTTGCAAGGGACGAGCCTCTCAGAGGCGGCTTCTAGACCGTCCGGTCCTGTCGCAGTCCCTCGGTTCTCTCAAACCCGTAGTGGCGACGCATGCGTCGCGGTCGGGGCGCAGCCCCGAACTTCGCGCCGACTCGACGCTTCGCGTCGATCGCGTCGCAGCCGTCGCCACTACAGGTGACGATTGAGCGGAAGGTCAAGTCAGGGAAGAACGGGCTTTCACGCCGTGGCAAGTTCCAGGACCCGCTCCCACATCGCCGGCGGCACCGGCATCGCGCTCAGGCGGCTGTTGCTGATGAGCGCCCAGCCCGCGAAGGCCTTGTCGGCCTTTACCGTCGCCAGCCTGACCGGCTTGGCCAGTCGTTTCACCGGCTTCAGATCGATTACCGTCAGCTTCTCGTCATCCGCCTTGGGGTCGGGATACGGTGCGCCCGTCACCTTGGCGATGCCGACGACGGCCTTCTCGTCGCCGGTGTGGTAGATGAAGACCTCGTCCCCTTTTTTCATTTCGCGCATGTGCTTCAGGGCGAGCGCGTTGGCCACGCCGTCCCATGTCGCGGATTTGGCCGCCGATAGGTCGTCGAAGCTGTACACGCTGGGTTCGGTCTTCAGCAGCCAACGGTTCATGTGGGAATCTCGAGAATTCGTCATCCTGGGGCACACCGAAGGATCTCTTTCGTCCCACGTACAAATACGGGGGGAGATCCTTCGGAGTACCTCAGGATGACGAGTTGTGGGACTGAGTCCTACTGCATGATGCGCGGGCCCGCGGCCGCTGCGCCCGGCGCGCCGCCCGCGGGGGCGTCGACCAGTTGCCGTTGGTAGGTCTGGCTGACCTTGCGCAGCAGGTCGACGAACTCCACCTGCGCCAGATTGAGCGCCTTGATCTTGATGTGCGAGATGATCTGGCTCTGTAGCGTCTGCAACTGCATCTGCTGTGCTTCGGTGACGGGCATGCCCGACTGTTCCTGCCGGCCGAGGTTTTCGATCTGGCGGTCGAACTCGCGCAGGAGGCGCGAGGCGTCGGTGTCCTCGGCGACGGTCTTCTGGGCGGCCTTGTACCGCACGATGGCGGGGTGGTCTTTGAGCATGTCGCCCAGTTTCTCGGCGGCGTCGAGGATCGATTGCGTGTCGGTGGCCATGTCAGTCCTTGCTAAAACGGCTACTATAGTCGGTCCGGCAAAGGCGTCCAACCGATGAATGTCGACCGTTATCACCGCCAGTCCCTGCTGCCCCAGATCGGCCTCACCGGTCAACAGCGCATCGCGGCGTCGCGCGTGCTGCTGGTGGGGTGCGGGGCGCTCGGCACCGTGGTGGCCGACTATCTGGCCCGCGCGGGCGTGGGGCACCTGACGATCGTCGATCGCGACGTCGTCGAATCGACCAATCTTCAACGGCAGACGCTGTTCGACGAAGCCGACGTTGCCGCCGGCACCCCCAAGGCGGTGGCGGCGGTGGAGCGGTTACGGCGGGTGAATAGCGCGGTGTCGCTCGAACCGGTTGTCGCCGACGTGCATCAGGACAACATCGAGTCGCTTGCGGGCGTTGCGTGCGACGGCCAGCGGGTCGACCTGATCGTCGACGGCACCGACAACGCCGAGACCCGCTACCTCGTGAACGACGTCGCGGTGAAGCACGGCCTGCCCTGGGTGTACGGCGCCGCGGTAGGGGTGGAAGGGCGGGTGATGGCGATCGAGCCGCAGCGCACGGCGTGCCTGCGATGCGTCTTCCCGGAAGCGCCGGGACCCGGTGAGTTGCAGACGTGCGATACTGCGGGCGTGTTGGGCCCCGTAGCGGGGGTGGTCGCATCGCTGCAAGCCGCGACGGCGTTGCGAATGCTGGTGGGGGGTGGCGCTACGAATGAACTGGTGACGATCGACGCGTGGTCGCTGCGATTGCGTAGCGTATCGACGGTTGACGCCAAGCGACCGGAATGCCCCGCGTGTGGTCAGCGTCACTTTGAGTTTCTAGATGCCACGTCGCCCGCGACCACCGTGCTGTGTGGCCGCGACTCGGTGCAGCTTCGCCCGCGGGCCGCGGTGAAGGTGGACTTGGCCGCCGTCGCCGCACAATGGCGGTCGCTGGGCGTCGTCAGTCAGACACCGTTCCTGCTCCGCTTCTCACCCCGGGGGCTGGAACCGGATCAACTGACCCTGTTTAATGACGGCCGGGTGATCGTCCACGGCACCAGTGACCCGGGCCGGGCAAGAACCCTTGTAGCACGGTTTTTCGGTGGTTGAGGCTGCTGTTTGGCACCGTTTGACGGGATCGTCTACATTTCCCTATGATTAGTAGGAATTCGTGCCAGAACGCTCTTTGACAAGTTCGCAGCCTCGGTCGATCCTCGATCTGGTCGGGAATACGCCGTTGCTGTCGTTTCGGCGGATGAAGCCATCGCGGCCGGGGGTTCAGCTCTTCGCCAAGGCCGAATGGTACAACCCCGGTGGCAGCGTAAAGGATCGGGCCGCGCTTCACATGATTCTGGACGGTGAACGGCGTGGCCTGCTGCACAAGGGCAAGACGCTGATCGACGCCACCAGTGGCAACACCGGCATCGCCTACGCCATGATCGGCGCCGAACGCGGCTACAAGGTGAAGCTGGCTTTGCCCAAGAACGCCAGCATCGAACGCAAGCAAAGTTTGACCGCCTACGGTGCCGAACTGGTCCTGACCGACCCCACCGAAGGCACCGACGGCGCCCAGCGGTACGTGAAGAAGGTTGTCGCGGCTGACCCCGATCTGTACTACTACCCCGACCAGTACAACAACGACGCCAACTGGCGGTCGCACTACGATACCACCGCGATGGAAATTTGGCGGCAGACGGAAGGGCGGGTGACGCACTTCGTCACCGGCCTAGGCACCAGCGGCACGTTCATGGGTGTCACCCGGCGGTTAAAGGAACTGAACCCGAAGATCCAGTGCATCATGATGCAGCCCGACAGCCCGCTGCACGGGTTGGAAGGGATGAAGCACATGGCCACCGCGCTCGTCCCCGGCATCTTCAAGCCCGAGATTGCCGACCGCGAGGTCGAGGTGTCGACCGAGGATGCCCACCGCACGGTGCTACGGCTAGCGCGCGAGGAAGGGTTGCTGGTCGGCGTTTCCAGTGGCGCTAACCTGTACGCCGCAATGAACGTTGCCGCCGAACTGAAGGAAGGCGTGGTCGTCACCATCTTCTGTGATTCGGCCGCCAAGTACCTGTCCGAAAGCTTCTGGCAGGAAACGAGCGAAGCGGAAAACTGGCCGTAACGACGGATGAAGCATGAACACGATCGTTCTGACCCAAGCATTTTCCAACCAAATCGACGCCGAAGGCGCCGCGGCGTACCCCAACGAATGCTGCGGCATCATTTACGGTCGCGATGTGACCGCGAATGGCGCTACGCGCAGGGTCGTCGAGAGGTTGGAGGCGGTGGCGAACGAGTTTGAGGCCGACGAGCAGTACCATCGGTTCTCCATCACCGCCAAGACGCTGATGGCCGCAGAAAAAAGCGCCGGCGACGCGGGGCAGATGGTGCTCGGCTTTTATCACAGCCATCCCGACCATCCGGCGCGTCCCAGCGAATACGACCGCGAACACGCGTGGCCGTTCTACAGCTACATCATTGTGTCAATCGCCAAGCGCGAACCGGTCGACATGACCTGCTGGGTATTGAACGAGCAGACGGAAGCGTTCGAGAAACAGGAGATCGTGGGGGTTTAAGATCGCACAACGCCGTTCCGCCCTTGGCGTCCTAACGCTGGTCCCACTACGATGCTCGCCATTGCCGAACGCGCGCGAGGTCTAACGAAAGGTCGAGTATGCCCCTGAAACCCCAAGGCCGTATCTTCAACGACATCACCGAAACGATCGGCGGCACGCCGCTGGTGCGCATCAACCGGTTGATCCCGAAAGACCACGCGACCGTGCTGGCCAAGTGCGAGTTTTTCAACCCGTTGGCGAGCGTGAAGGACCGCATCGGCCTGGCGATGATCAGTGCCGCCGAGCGCGACGGAAAAATCGACCACGACAGCACGATCATCGAGCCGACCAGCGGCAACACCGGCATTGCGCTCGCCTTCGTGTGCGCAGCCAAGGGGTACAAGCTGGTGCTGACGATGCCCGAGAGCATGTCGATCGAACGCCGGCGGCTGCTGAAGGCGCTGGGGGCGCAGGTCGTGCTAACGCCCGCCGCCGACGGCATGCGCGGGGCGATCGCCAAGGCCGAGGAACTGGCCAGCCAGAACCCCAAGGCGTTCATCCCGCAGCAGTTCATGAACCCGGCCAACCCGGAAATTCACCGGCAGACGACCGCCGAGGAGATCTGGCAGGACACGAACGGCACGGTCGACATCATGGTGTCGGGCGTGGGCACGGGTGGGTCGATCACCGGTGTGTCGGAGGTCATCAAGAAGCGGAAGCCCGAGTTTAAGGCGATCGCCGTCGAGCCAGTGGCGTCGCCGGTCATCACGCAGACGATGTCGGGCCAGCCGTTGAAGCCGGGCAAGCACAAGGTGCAGGGCATCGGTGCGGGGTTCGTTCCGAAGAACCTGAACACTGGCATTGTGGATGAAGTGGTGCAGATCACCGACGAGGAAGCCTTCGAATGGGCCCGCCGGCTTGCGAAGGAAGAGGGCATCTTCGGTGGCATCAGCAGCGGCGGCAACATGGCCGCCGCCGCCAAGGTTGCGGCGCGACCGGAGAACAAGGGCAAGGTCATCGTCACGATCATGTGCAGCTTCGGCGAGCGCTACCTCAGCACGCCGCTGTTCGAGGACGCCGAGTGAGCGCCGACCGCGTCGCCACCAACATCACGTGGCACGGCGGGGCCGTCACGCGCGACGACCGCCATCGCCTGCTCGGTCAGCAGGGCGTCACGCTCTGGCTGACGGGTTTGTCCGCCGCGGGCAAGTCGACGATCGCGGTGCTGCTCGAGCAGATGCTGATCGCGCGTGGCCGGCTGGCGTACCGGCTGGATGGCGACAACATCCGCCATGGGTTGAACAAGAACCTCGGTTTTTCCGCCGACGATCGAACCGAGAACATCCGCCGAATTGGCGAGGTGGCCAAGCTGTTTGCCGATGCGGGCGTGATCACGATCGCCAGCTTCATCAGCCCGTATCGTGTTGATCGCGCCGCGGTGCGGGCGTTGCATGGTGAGGGCGACTTCCTCGAGATCTACATCAAGGTCTCCGTGGCCGCGGCCGAGCGGCGCGACCCGAAGGGGCTGTACAAGAAGGCCCGAGCTGGCGAGATCAAAGGGTTCACGGGAATCGATGATCCGTACGAGGAGCCGGTTGAGTCGGAGTTGGTGATCGATACGGAATCGTCAACGCCCGAGCAATCCGCGGCGCGGATTATGACGATGCTGGTGGAACGCAACTACGTTACTTGAAGCCCATATAGCCGCCGGCTTGCCGGTGGTCCTTCTGACTTGCCTTCAGTCGGAGAGAAAATCACCGGCAAGCCGGCGGCTATATGGGGAGCGTCACGACGCACTCGATCGTCCTACAATCCTTCAATGGAAGCATCCTTCGTCGATCTTCATTGCCACTCCACCGCGTCGGACGGGACGATGCCGCCGCGCGAGGTGGTGCGGGCTGCGCACACCGCGGGGCTGACCGGTCTTTCGCTGACCGATCATGACACGATCGCCGGCTGCGCCGACGCGGCCGACGAGGCTGCCAAGCTCGGCATCGATTTTATTCCGGGCATCGAGATCTCCTGTGAGTATCCGAGGCCCGGCACCATGCATTTGCTGGGGTACGGCATCGATCCGCAGTCGCCCATCCTGCACGACCTGACGCGCCGGTTGATCGACGGCCGCAGCCAGCGCAACGTGAAGATCATCGAATC is a genomic window of Tepidisphaeraceae bacterium containing:
- a CDS encoding M67 family metallopeptidase, whose protein sequence is MNTIVLTQAFSNQIDAEGAAAYPNECCGIIYGRDVTANGATRRVVERLEAVANEFEADEQYHRFSITAKTLMAAEKSAGDAGQMVLGFYHSHPDHPARPSEYDREHAWPFYSYIIVSIAKREPVDMTCWVLNEQTEAFEKQEIVGV
- a CDS encoding rhamnulokinase family protein; amino-acid sequence: MADQDFLAFDFGAESGRAVLGHLAAGKLSLDVTHRFANPNGLMNGRLQWNLLAQWEEIKVGLRKTAGSNAAKPVKLAGIGVDTWGVDFGLIGPGGDVLGNPTMYRDGRHAPMMDQIFTRVPRGKVFDATGVQFMVFNTLYQLEAMRQFTPRLFEMAESLLFMPDLFHYLLSGRQAIEFSIASTSQMLDPRTGQWATDLLKSLDLPVHLLGEIVPSGTVLANLKSDVATECGLTDTPPIIAPASHDTASAIVAVPAEGGSWCYISSGTWSLMGVELDAPIINAQSLALNYTNEGGYGGTTRFLKNIMGLWLVQECRRQWVRDGQDHTYAELTQMATDAPAHGPLIDPDDAPLLSPGNMPAKIEAFCQRTKQSPPASKGQFVRCCLESLAHTYRKTLEGLEHVLGQRIDVIHIVGGGTQNELLNQMTADACNRSVIAGPVEATAAGNILTQAMAIGSVKSLADARAIVRNSFDVKRYEPTDVAAWQSAYDKFRSITG
- a CDS encoding cysteine synthase family protein translates to MPERSLTSSQPRSILDLVGNTPLLSFRRMKPSRPGVQLFAKAEWYNPGGSVKDRAALHMILDGERRGLLHKGKTLIDATSGNTGIAYAMIGAERGYKVKLALPKNASIERKQSLTAYGAELVLTDPTEGTDGAQRYVKKVVAADPDLYYYPDQYNNDANWRSHYDTTAMEIWRQTEGRVTHFVTGLGTSGTFMGVTRRLKELNPKIQCIMMQPDSPLHGLEGMKHMATALVPGIFKPEIADREVEVSTEDAHRTVLRLAREEGLLVGVSSGANLYAAMNVAAELKEGVVVTIFCDSAAKYLSESFWQETSEAENWP
- a CDS encoding EVE domain-containing protein: MNRWLLKTEPSVYSFDDLSAAKSATWDGVANALALKHMREMKKGDEVFIYHTGDEKAVVGIAKVTGAPYPDPKADDEKLTVIDLKPVKRLAKPVRLATVKADKAFAGWALISNSRLSAMPVPPAMWERVLELATA
- a CDS encoding YlbF family regulator produces the protein MATDTQSILDAAEKLGDMLKDHPAIVRYKAAQKTVAEDTDASRLLREFDRQIENLGRQEQSGMPVTEAQQMQLQTLQSQIISHIKIKALNLAQVEFVDLLRKVSQTYQRQLVDAPAGGAPGAAAAGPRIMQ
- the cysC gene encoding adenylyl-sulfate kinase yields the protein MSADRVATNITWHGGAVTRDDRHRLLGQQGVTLWLTGLSAAGKSTIAVLLEQMLIARGRLAYRLDGDNIRHGLNKNLGFSADDRTENIRRIGEVAKLFADAGVITIASFISPYRVDRAAVRALHGEGDFLEIYIKVSVAAAERRDPKGLYKKARAGEIKGFTGIDDPYEEPVESELVIDTESSTPEQSAARIMTMLVERNYVT
- a CDS encoding ThiF family adenylyltransferase, translating into MNVDRYHRQSLLPQIGLTGQQRIAASRVLLVGCGALGTVVADYLARAGVGHLTIVDRDVVESTNLQRQTLFDEADVAAGTPKAVAAVERLRRVNSAVSLEPVVADVHQDNIESLAGVACDGQRVDLIVDGTDNAETRYLVNDVAVKHGLPWVYGAAVGVEGRVMAIEPQRTACLRCVFPEAPGPGELQTCDTAGVLGPVAGVVASLQAATALRMLVGGGATNELVTIDAWSLRLRSVSTVDAKRPECPACGQRHFEFLDATSPATTVLCGRDSVQLRPRAAVKVDLAAVAAQWRSLGVVSQTPFLLRFSPRGLEPDQLTLFNDGRVIVHGTSDPGRARTLVARFFGG
- the cysK gene encoding cysteine synthase A, producing the protein MPLKPQGRIFNDITETIGGTPLVRINRLIPKDHATVLAKCEFFNPLASVKDRIGLAMISAAERDGKIDHDSTIIEPTSGNTGIALAFVCAAKGYKLVLTMPESMSIERRRLLKALGAQVVLTPAADGMRGAIAKAEELASQNPKAFIPQQFMNPANPEIHRQTTAEEIWQDTNGTVDIMVSGVGTGGSITGVSEVIKKRKPEFKAIAVEPVASPVITQTMSGQPLKPGKHKVQGIGAGFVPKNLNTGIVDEVVQITDEEAFEWARRLAKEEGIFGGISSGGNMAAAAKVAARPENKGKVIVTIMCSFGERYLSTPLFEDAE